The Apium graveolens cultivar Ventura chromosome 3, ASM990537v1, whole genome shotgun sequence sequence TAAAGGAAAACTCTAATACCGGAAAAGTTCAACAGAACAGAATCTCATAATTTTACAAGTCAAGGATCAATAATATGTCTGCTAAATGGAATCACTATTTTTTTCGATACTTAAATTTTTAACAAACTGGTTTGGGTGGATCATACACCTCATAAAATGAGATGGAAGAAATTATATACCATAGCATAACCACGAGTAACTTTTGCTTGAAAGAACGAATCATGGGCTTCAGACACGTGTATGCTGAGTAGGCGTGATGTAGGGTATACTCTGGAACACACTGAACAAGACGCAGTGTGTCGTGCATTGTAGTGGTCTTCAAAATCCTCCAAGGAATTCATATGCATGCCACAACCAACAATAGGGCAAGACACTCCCCTAGTAGGACAACAAAAATGTGCAAGCCATATAATAAGCATTTGATAGTACTAGAACATCATTCAAAACCataattattaaataaacttGAACAAGTTCTTTGAGGCATCAGTTTGCATCACTAGTTTACTCAGAAAACAATAATGAAGTCATAATTAAGTCTTCAATAACGACAAACTACAAGGCAATATTAAAATAATTTGACTGCAGAAAAGGGAGAATGCAACTAACTACTTTACCTTTTTTCTCGATCTTCTGTATTTGCAAGTTCTTGCTTTTCATCTTCCGTTATATCTAAAGCAAGCTGTAGTTGGAAAATAATAATCAAGTATCAAAATTTACTCAACTCCATGCAACGAAGAAGACCAAGTACAGGAAATCTGGCACCATCAGTAAACTTCTAAAAACAAAATCAATTTTTTAACAGAGAAGAAGATTCAGCAGAATAATTATAGAAATGAAAATTTTCTCATATGCGCCATGAACAACATAGACATAAATGAAACTCAATCTGATAAAATAACTATATTGCAAGTTCGATAATTACGCCATCGGTGATATACGAAAAGGTCATGAAGGACCCAATAGCAAAGTCGCATGTATAGCCTTCCGTCAGTTGTGCCTGGTTCTTTCATTACAGTATACTATACAGTTTAAAATGTACTTTAAACATCATAGTGATTGCATATTCATGCattaataaatataaatgctAAAAGTAGCTCAAATGAAGTAAGATAAATCACAATCCATAGTAGCAACTACTTGGGTAGAGGAAATCTACATAAGGAAAGAGAACTGATTACAGCATTTCAACCAAAAACAATTCTTCCGGTATTTTTGGCCAATATTCTGGTCCAAAGTTGCAAAATTCTTAAAATCGAGCCACTCTTGTAAAACCTTGTCAAGGACAAGATAGGTGTGTGAATGTGTTTTAATTGAcaataaaatgataaaataatagttaaatatatatttattgtcCAACTGAGGTGCTATTGTTAATATTGTACGTCAAAGCCTAACTATTAAGACCTAAAATAAGGCCACTCATTCCCCCCTTGCGCACGAACAATAAAGTGCATAAGCTTATTCAGAAAGATTACGACCACTAATGTGACATGAGAAAATCATAACCAGTGCTTCTTAAAAGAGATAAAAGGAATTGCTTGTAATCAATGAGAGTCgatataaaaatcataattagGATTGTAACAAAAATTTACAATCAGATAAATTCAAGTAGAGAAGAAACCTCAATATTTACCTAATGAACTGGGGCCAATATCGGGTTAAACCAAATAAACTAGCATTAAAAAATCGAGTAAGAAGCTCCGAAAACAAGGAAAATAGTATATAAGATATAAAATATCAAAAaagaggaaaaagaaaaaaaagagtaGAAAGAAACTCAACTAAGAAAAGGTGAATATTATTGAGCCATATCCTTCTGACTGGATTGACATGCTCATTTATTTCATTGTTTACAGTAAAAATCAATCATCATTCATCAGAAACCAAACAAATAAGCCTTCGAACTACAACTTCATAATGGTCTTTTGTTATTAGTAGTAATCTCCAACCGCCAGTTGCTTTCTTGCACCCTATTGCTTTCCAGATGCAGGACTAATCTTTTGCACCAAAATCTCAACATCTACTTGGAAACTGTTTTGTCGGGCACACTTTATTCACCAAGTTCAAGGGAGgtattattttgataattagaCCTTATGTTGATTACTTAATATATACAGGAACAAATAAAAACATGTATATCGAGTTTAGATATTCAATTCAAGGATGTCAGGAAACACGTCTGATTTTGTAAGACTGAGACATTTTCTCGGGTGTAGAAGTTATACCAAGCACATCTGGAATTTTTTCTACCAAAGACATATGCTCGAGAGGTTCTAGCATCGATTGGTATAGAAAGCAATAATCCAGTGAAAAGCCTATTGTTCCACGGACAAGATTATCAAAAGACGATAAAGGTGCTGGAGTTGATGCAACTATGTCCAAACAAGCAATTGGGAGTATTTGGTATGTAAAAGCGCCTAGGAGAAATTCGATGTATGGAGTGAGTTTAGTGACAAGTTCATGTCAAGCATAGACTTATCACATCGATTGACAGCCAAGAGAATTTGAGGTATCCTAATGGGATTAATACTGAGTTCAGGTTGCTCTATAGGAAGTAAGAATGTTAATACAAATCTCATAGCTCGCACAAATAGTAACCATTTTGGGGACCGGGATGATTGAAAAAGTACACATGGTTCTGTAAAAATGATCAAGGACATGACTCATCGTCAACGAATCTAGTCTTTCATTGACATAAAACATATTGATGTGCAATTCCATTTCATAGTGAACGAGCGTATTGTCAATTGTGAAATTAGGTCATTACAAGTTGCAATCTTAAAGAAAAAGCCAGTTAAGCATGAACATCTTGAAAAATTTTCTATGGCACTTAAAGCGGTAAATGCATCAAAAGTAGTTAAATAGAAATGCATCAGCAAGTTTGTTCGTAAGTCTGGATCTTTCAGGAAGTTAATAGTTTTTCCTATATTTTCAATTTAACCTATGTGGTTCTGTAAGCTTGGAACTTACAAGTCATAGGTCAGTTTAGTTAGTGTTTAAAGCCTTTTGTAATGGCCATAAAAACCACAAGTAAATCAGTTGAACATAATAATTCCTCCCAGCCTTTCATGATTTCTTGTAAGTAAATTGTCATCTTAAATACAAACAAAAGAATAATAGAGACATCAAAATAAATCAATTGATTGATATTTACAGATAGAAAATGGCTCAAGTAAATAAACATTGAACTTAAAAACATAACCACAAGTATGGAGAAATGCATAGTAAACTTATATTAAAACACAAAGTTACAAGTACAGTAGAACCTCTATAAACGAATATCCAATAAAATTGgtcaaataaataatttaaacaaTAGACACTGtgtttttttttctaaaattaaatattccGGGTGGCAAGCATGAGAATGAATGGAAATGGAGAAGAACCTGTTTGGCAAGAAGCTCTCTCTCAACGTTACCGGAAGCGAAGAAAGGAGAGTCAGGAAAGAAGCGGCGACGAGATGGAAACCAGTATTTGAAACCTGTTTCATTCTTCTCTACCTCCATAGccattctctctctctctctctctcgattaCACAAACAACATACTGTTTAAATTTGAATGATTTCAAGGCGTTTTCGCTTTCAATTGGATCCCCTCTTTATATTATTTAGGTTAATATACGATTATTTAGCTTTTTCATCTCAAAGTAGCACTAATTACAAATTCGTTTTTCGTAAATTTTGTTATTTTAAAGATTGACAAAgctaaattattttttaaaataaactttaacccatttatgaaaaatatttattaataaggatagaaagaagaaaatttaattttaaaattactgTAACATATAGCTCACACATTCCAACACCTCAAAGATTACTGCATAAGACAAAAGTAAGTTGGCTGCTTAACAGCTAATTAAgatattttttgtttttgttaAACAGCTGGTTAAGATTACTTTAGTACCAAAAACAAAACTTGAAAAGTGAGTGGTGGTGGTGATCTAATAAGTGAGAGGGAGAGATCTCGGCGAGAAAAATGTCAGACTGGGGACCAGTGTTTGTAGCAGTGGTGTTGTTCATACTACTAACACCCGGACTTGTGGTTCAGATTCCAGGGCATAACAAGCTGGTTGAGTTTGGTAGCTTCAGGACAAGCGGTGCATCCATTTTGGTTCACTCCCTTATTTACTTTCTTCTCATTTCTCTCTTCTTGTTAGCCATTGGTGTTCACTTGTATGTTGCTACTTAATTATTAATACAATTTACATTCCCCTTTATAATCACTCTGTGAGGCACATCCGCTTGTGGTTTCAAGTTTCCCTCTAAATACATATGTGTGTGTTTTTATATATCTTGATGGCGATGTGATTAGTTTTGTTTCTTACTTTGGTCCTTTTCTATGTTCTTAAAGATTGTCTCATTGTTTAAATAATAGGATGAAGGATCTAGTAATTTCTCAATTTTTAACGACATAAATGAAACTATAGATGTTTTTGAACACTGGGAATAAAGAGAATGAAGCAGGACTATAGATCAAAATGGTTGATTTGGGACCAGTGTTGATAAGAATGGTGCTGTCTCTATTCTTGCAACCTGGCTTGCTATTTCAGTTACCAAGAAAACATGCAGCACTTATACATATAATAATCACATTGTAGTGAGTATAGTTTAGTGACAAGAGCGTGCTTCGTTCTGACAGATTGAGTTGGGAGCTTGAACACTAAGCATGTCCAGGGCTGTCCACAATTTCATATTAGCCAAAAGTTAGCCTAATGATTCCCTCCAGTTGTACCCAGCCGATTATAATCTTATTCATTCAATTCACACCACAAAGTATGGAGTTGTGTCAAGTTTGGCATTAGTGTTTAGTTGGTTTCATTTTTTTCTACTTCTTATCTGAAGATGTTTGAGTCTTGGATCTCACTTCAGTGGCTTCATATGTATGTTAATCTTCTTTAATTGCAACATATTGTGCATATAGAACATAAGCATTAGGCAGTGTGTAATTAAATCCTTGCACCATTAGAGGACAAAGTATTCAAGACTGTCGCTTCTCCTTGGATGTTCTATACTTACTAAACTCGAGTTGGCTCTGCTGAGGAACAAATAGTCTATTAAACTATATCCAATTATCTGCAGCTACTTGGAATTTATTTTCTAGTTCTTCAATATTATAGTACAGGAGGGGTCTATGTCACAGACCCTATACATGCCTATACACTATATTTAATGTACAATATCAGGTGTACCATATAATAGAACTGAGAGCAGATTTCTGCAATTTCTCCGCTATGCTTTGATGAGGATTAGTTCATGCCAAAAAATTTATTTCTAGGAAAACAGGCTAAACAACATACTAGGAAAGTAGGAAGAATTTTATTGGGAAACCTGGCTTTGGAGGATTTGTATATCCCAGCGGCCAGCCTTCAACTAATATCATTGTTGTTAGAGGAATACAGGCATGaatgtatttttttatttgtgTAGTGAAGAAACTACCTGCAACGCCATCTATTTGGCCCTGCTAAATATTTGTATTCACCTATGGAAGCAAAATAGAGCAAACTTGCAAAGGTGAGATGAGATTTCGAGACCACAGACTTCTAGTTTTTGGTTCTTGTGAGAGACGGACTTGAACTCATGATCTCGTCTTAGGTGAAAGAGGTGGGAACGAGCCTGAGCTTTTCCACTAGGCTAAAACTACATTTGTAAGAACGATTGCTGTGAAAAATTAGAGTAAGGCAGATCACGTGGCTTGATTGACATGATAGTGGCAATTGAGTGCTGTTTGATAAAATCACTAAGGAGGCAGACTTCACTGAACATCGTCATTCGTCTCCATGACAATTCCAAAAAAGTGGAAATAAGTTTTTATGGGTAATGATATTAGTAGAAATGTAGAAATGTGTTGTTGTACGGTCTGAATTACAGACTATAAGCTAGTTTTTCTGTTCTTGAGGACGGGTCTGCATCTTGAAACGAGCTAGAAGTAGATGGGATGCTAGCATATTTGGTTATTTTGTGGGAGGGAACTTGTCTTTTAATTTCATTTAAGAGCAAGCGATGAAGCTATGGAGTGAGGAGGGTTTCGTGTTTCCTTCAATTTCAAAGGGTTTTATACTATAAATTTGCCTCTTTTGAATGATAAAGATGTTGTATTAGCTTCAAATTCAATCGTTATTGATGGGGAAAAATAATTTTTGCAGCTTTGGATTGAAGGCTCACAATTTGATAAGAATGCCATGAAATGTATTTCATGTTGGATTAAATTTTTTGCTGTGCTGCACACTCCCCATTGGACCCAAGAGGGACTTGCATATATTACAAGTACAATTGGTAGACCACTTAGCTTGGATAAACCAACTGCTTTCTTATATCAAAGATTTGGTTCCTACCATCCCACTGCTTTCTGATGGATGCCCACTGTCCGGAATGGGTCATGTTAATGAGCAATCTATCACTTCAGAGGAGGCCGTGTCCTCTGTTTTGGTTGCTCCTGCCTCTTAGCCTCTAGCTACGATGTTGTTATTGTGCACTGGCCCTGGTCCAGCTCGGCAGATTGGGAATGCAAACTCTGAAAAATCCAAAGTACTAGAAAAAATACATAGCATACTAGAAAAAGATAACTCTTTGTGGTCATTCATATGATCAATAGATGCCCTGTATCTTTGTTCACTATATAACTATTTAAATACTATATCTAGATAATTAGCCATCTGGTCAGACTTGCATCTACTTTGTGCTCTCAATTGCAATAATGCTGATCGAATAATTGGACTTGAACTTATGATTTAAGATATTCATTGGGCTGTTCTTATTGAGTTTGTTAAAGAGCCAGGTCTTGGAAATCATCTAAGCAACATAAGAAAACATGTTGGTGTAGATATATAAATGACTCATTGGTTTTGCTTGGTGTTTGCTTAGTTTTTTTAAGGTCTAGATTCTCATCTCTCAGCAAAAATACAATTCAGCTAAAGCAAGGCTGCCGTCCTGCATGTCATGTCAAAAATCAAGATAGCCAGGTAAGCCCCGTGGCGGGTAACCATATTCTGAATTGCCGGTTCTATGACCTATCTCTTGTCTTTACTCGACAGTTGCCTCTTCTTCCACCTTTTTAATAAAGAATCCTCTTATCTAACATTTGTTAAACCCTCTTGTGGCATATCTACTCAATACTAAAGTTTGTGCTCCTTGGTCGACTGGAAAAGCATGGCAGATTGGGGACCGGTGGTGATAGCGGTGGTTCTCTTTGTGCTGTTGACACCAGGGCTGCTGTTTCAGCTTCCGGGTAAAAGTAGAGCCATAGAGTTTGCAAACTTTCAAACAAGCGGCGTGTCTATATTAGTTCACACAATCATTTTCTTCGGCCTAATCACTATCTTCCTCATTGCCATTGGTGTCCATATCACTACGGGATAACCACTCTTCATGATTGGAAAATTTATGTCATCCCTCCCTTCTAGTTAGCTCTGCAACCTGCAAGCAATGAAGCAACCGATTTCTTAATATGTATTGATAACTTGTAGTTTTGCATTATGTTGTCTTGCTTATTTTGAAACTTCTTCGGAAATTCGTTAGTTGTGATGAATTTTATTGTTTATTCTATTCATAATGCATCTTGTCACCTTGTCTTATCATAATCAGTTATTGAATGTTTTAAAATTCTTAACTTGATGCATGTCTCATCTTcaaaaaagtttaagttttggAAAACAAAGTTAGTCTAGTTCAAGTTTGACCTATTATTGTTTAGTATCGAATAAAAAGTGTATTTTTTTTCCGATCAATCTTGTAAATATAGAGTTATTTTTTGTGAAAGTAACATTTTTTTGTGGATTTATCTTAAAATTTAGAATTTTCATGTTTGAAAAATTTCAAACTTCAAAGAACATTTCACATCTATTTTTTGGTATCAACCAGACAACTCTTAAAGGATATTTCGAAGTTTTTGTGTACTTTAATGTCAAGAATAGGTGTGATGCTTAACGATTGAGGCCAAAATCCAATCCAACATTGGTAATTCCAATACCATCCACGATACACAAAAATGGGACAAGAAAGTGaaatttgattaaaaattaaaagaaaataacAAACAATGCAGATGATATAGATATTCCAATTATAAAAAATGTAAACTCAAATAAATATTTATCCGTTCAATATACATTAGTGAAAATGGAGAAATATGAAATTCAGAAAGTTGAAAAATGGATTTATGTATTTTAAATttacataaacatatatatacaaacataaaaaaaattgtaaaaaattTATGTTAAATGCCAGCTGGATctgaatatttattttgataaaaataACATGATAATTTTAATAATGGATGGTTAGTAACCTAATTAATAGTAATAAATTTTTAAGAACAAAATATTCTTTTTGCTAAATAAgataaaaatatttcaataacaTTAGATTTGAGCAAACTTTAAAATATTACCAAATCCAAAACCTGAGGCCCAATAAGGGGGCAAAAAGCCCAAACTATGAGCTCTGAACCAAAAGATAGATAGAAACTGATTTGGCATAGTCAGAGGTTTGTAGGGTTTAGTAAAGGGGAGATCAGGATGGCATTAACAAACCTAATACTAACAGTAGCAGGAGTAAGCGCAGTGATACTACTAATGAGAAGTGATGTTAAACAATCTGCTAACATCTTCAAGCGCAACGTCCGTCAGATTCGTCACTGGCTCGAAGAAGAATCCGCCACTGCTGCTAAGTATGCCCCCCCCCCCTCTATTATCCTATATTTGATTACTCAATTGGAGCTGAACTAAATTAATTTTTCCGAGAGTCAGACACTCGTTTAATATGTTTGCTGTTGATGCTATTTATAATGGAATGTTTTTGTAAAATGCTGTTTACAAAACAATTGGTCACATTGCGGAGTTAAACACACTATAAATATTATTCAGTTTTactatttaattaaaatttggttatatatatatatgattattaaATTGACATGACTCTAATGCTAGTGCAGATATCTTAAATAGTAGTAGTTCGTTTGTTTTATTTACAAGGAGAATATAGGTAAAGTTCAGATGAGCTACGGTAACATGGTTTGATACTTGTAAATTATCTTAAATTTCACATTTAGGAAATCATTCATTGAGGTTTGAAATATTTGTTTTTTGTTGATCTTAGTAGTCCACTCAACCCCATAAGTTTAATACATTGGGGGTTGAGGGAGGGGTAGAGTTTAATATGTATCTGAATTGTTTCTTTAAATGCATTTTATTGCACTTGTAGATCCTCAATTGGAACTTGGAAGCCCTTTACTGTTATTGATTAGAAAGTCCCAAATGTCAAATGTGATAATGAACCACATAAGATCCAGTGATTTAGAAAAATAAGGATGAAAATTTGGAAACTTAACCTGCAGTGTGAAAGCCTCCCAAGCCTGTGTGTCAAATCTGAAATGTTGCGCGCAGGAAGTTCTTAATTGGTATTGTTGATTTGTTGTCAACTAAAATGATAGTGCCCTAAATCAAAACTAGATAAGAGCTTCTTTGGGTACTAGTAACTGTGTGTAAAGTTACAGCTTATTTTTTTTTAAGCTTTCTTAGTCAGTGAACTCTGGCAATTATACGTAAACCATGAAAAATAAGGTATATACGTAAAACATATATACTGCAAATCAGTCTGCATATGTCAAGACAAATTAAACAGAGGGTTAACAAGATTAATCAACATCCTTTTTATTTGTTGGTATTGATTGACGAAATGACTTAGTGAAGAACAAAAAAATTCTTATTAGATGGATCAAGTTTATTGAATAAGGACCAGGATTTGTTCAGTTGTTTTCTTGTATTTGTCCTGTTGAGATGACGGGCTGGAGATTCTAGACAAATATACTGGAGATGTACAATCATTAGCTCAGAGTTTCGTGTTCTATAAAAGCTATGTTGACGATTCTTTTGTTCATCGCCCTTCCAGCCACGTCTGGTACATGTGCAGCCACATTAAACCATCCGATTCTTCAGTCTGTTCACAAGTAGAAATGATAAGTACTGGGAGCAACTATAATTATAATGTATTAATGACACTGAATCAGAATGAAAAATGTGACTTTATAGCATTGTTATCACGAAGACGACTAGTCGACGACTAGTCAGCGACTAGTCGACACGAAGGTACTCAGGCGTCAAGAGTCTTCAAGCCCGACTTGTCGTCGACTAGTTGACGTGAAGGTCACCCAAGAGTCTCGTAGCCCGACTTGGGGGCTTCATAACCATAATTGTGATGTACCATGCTTATTTTGAACTAATTATTCTATTACTTTTGAtctaaattataaaattaacgtgttcaaatatattatatattaaatcaagTAATTATACGTATAATGAACACTTTGTCGACTTTTTACGACTAGTCGGACGACTTGTCGACTAGTCTTCACGAAGGTACTCAGGCTTCGAGGGTCGACTTGGCGCCGTGATAACCTTGCTTTATAAATGAAAAATATCTTAAACGTAACCTTCAAGCTCAGTAGAACTGTTGTCAAACAACAGTATTTCTCCTCACCTGCAAAGTCCATATAAGTTTAGATGGTCAAAGCATATACAGAGGTTCTTAAGATTTCATTAAGAACCAATTTATATTTTGGCAAAAGGAAGTTACTTTTGTCCAACTTACAAGCCGACT is a genomic window containing:
- the LOC141712117 gene encoding uncharacterized protein LOC141712117, which codes for MAMEVEKNETGFKYWFPSRRRFFPDSPFFASGNVERELLAKQLALDITEDEKQELANTEDREKRGVSCPIVGCGMHMNSLEDFEDHYNARHTASCSVCSRVYPTSRLLSIHVSEAHDSFFQAKVTRGYAMYECLVEGCDAKLKSYKSRQQHLVDKHKFPTSFEFFKKSLPSKKQRQKSHRKQAVKVEKPAVKMEETSSAMQVDEETLSGLVSAVSKLSTSDSSPSSVSFGRRHTRGLTFVPRSVQRDKNPDSAPRGTSR
- the LOC141712120 gene encoding uncharacterized protein LOC141712120 — encoded protein: MSDWGPVFVAVVLFILLTPGLVVQIPGHNKLVEFGSFRTSGASILVHSLIYFLLISLFLLAIGVHLYVAT
- the LOC141712119 gene encoding uncharacterized protein LOC141712119 is translated as MSKIKIASLCSLVDWKSMADWGPVVIAVVLFVLLTPGLLFQLPGKSRAIEFANFQTSGVSILVHTIIFFGLITIFLIAIGVHITTG
- the LOC141712121 gene encoding uncharacterized protein LOC141712121, which encodes MALTNLILTVAGVSAVILLMRSDVKQSANIFKRNVRQIRHWLEEESATAAKEMKNAKPKELPQKDVPKEEKH